Genomic segment of Gemmatimonadota bacterium:
GAGCCTCGTCGCCCTGCGCGGGCGGCGGGGCTCCCGTGTTTGAAAGGAACCGCACGGACTGAACGGCGTGCTGGAAATGGTGCTGCTCGCGGCCGCCGGTACGGTCGCCGGGGTCGTCAACGTGGTCGCGGGAGGCGGTTCGCTGCTCACCATTCCGCTTCTGATCTTCTTCGGCCTGCCAGCGACCGTCGCCAACGGCACCAACCGGGTGGCGATACTGGTTCAGAACGTGGGGGCGACCGCGAGCTTTCACAGGCGGGAGCTCGTGCCCTGGGTGTGGATGCGGATCGCCGCCCCGGCGAGCCTCGTCGGGGCCGGGTTCGGCACCTGGACGGCGATCAGCGTGGGAGACCTCGCCCTGCGGCGGATTCTGGCCGTGGTGATGGTCGTGGCGGCCCTCTTCACTATTCGTCGACCCGCCTATCTGCGCGCTTCTTCGGACAAGGACGGCCGCAGCGGCGACCCGATGGGCTCCGCCGGCGTCCCACCCGGGCGCGGTCCGGCGCTGGCGGGGGTGATCGCGGGCTTCTTTGCGATAGGTTTCTACGGCGGGCTGATCCAGGCCGGAATCGGCTTTCTGGCCTTGGCGGTCTTCTCGACGCTCGGGGTCGGGCTCATTCGAGCCAATGCCCTCAAGGTGGCCACGATCCTCGTCTTCACACCCCTCACGCTCGTCATCTTCTGGATGGACGGCTCGGTGGACTGGGGCTTCGGCGCGGCTTTAGCGCTGGGGAACTTCGCGGGTGGC
This window contains:
- a CDS encoding sulfite exporter TauE/SafE family protein — its product is MLEMVLLAAAGTVAGVVNVVAGGGSLLTIPLLIFFGLPATVANGTNRVAILVQNVGATASFHRRELVPWVWMRIAAPASLVGAGFGTWTAISVGDLALRRILAVVMVVAALFTIRRPAYLRASSDKDGRSGDPMGSAGVPPGRGPALAGVIAGFFAIGFYGGLIQAGIGFLALAVFSTLGVGLIRANALKVATILVFTPLTLVIFWMDGSVDWGFGAALALGNFAGGLIGVRLQVLKGNRWVAGFVTVAVIGFAVRLVLEDLLRLLD